In Streptomyces capitiformicae, one genomic interval encodes:
- a CDS encoding replication-relaxation family protein — MTTTFEAVPSGRTPSPIEPLPHQLLAVLGQHRMASTGQIHDLLRPGTARQTVSTPLNKLRREGLVDYTVLPQSNRSRAWYLTGEGARLVRDFPALRGRPPYPITSATAASLKTPHTLTVVRTHLAFVADARRRGDEHGHLDWTPEVSHPLSDGEKIITDAVMYYTLIGEDQRTKLRAFVEVDRTTMSSERLALKLIEYARLWAYEPQPVGRSRARQSVVPGAVWLRWYPVFPRVLFVLTGASRYVLGNRINDLQAMVAQHPLVGTLARQVPLGAAVLDDLELKGPTGDVWVPLAGGEPRPWTEL; from the coding sequence GTGACCACCACCTTCGAGGCCGTGCCGTCTGGCCGCACTCCGAGTCCCATCGAGCCTCTGCCGCATCAGCTCCTGGCCGTGCTGGGTCAGCACCGGATGGCGTCTACCGGTCAGATCCACGACCTGCTGCGGCCCGGCACGGCGCGGCAGACCGTCTCCACACCGTTGAACAAGCTGCGCCGTGAGGGCCTGGTGGATTACACGGTGCTGCCGCAGTCCAACCGGTCCCGGGCCTGGTACCTGACGGGTGAGGGGGCCCGGCTGGTGAGGGACTTCCCCGCGCTGAGGGGCCGGCCGCCGTATCCGATCACCTCGGCCACCGCTGCCTCGTTGAAGACGCCGCACACCCTGACCGTGGTCCGCACCCACCTGGCGTTCGTCGCCGATGCCCGCAGGCGTGGCGACGAGCACGGTCACCTGGACTGGACGCCCGAGGTCTCCCACCCGCTCAGCGACGGCGAGAAGATCATCACGGATGCGGTGATGTACTACACGCTCATCGGTGAGGATCAGCGGACGAAGCTCAGGGCGTTCGTCGAGGTCGACCGGACAACCATGAGCAGCGAGCGGCTCGCACTGAAGTTGATCGAGTACGCGCGGCTGTGGGCGTACGAGCCGCAGCCTGTCGGCCGGTCCCGAGCGCGTCAGTCGGTTGTTCCCGGCGCCGTCTGGCTGCGCTGGTATCCCGTGTTCCCCCGGGTCCTGTTCGTGCTCACCGGCGCCTCCCGGTACGTCCTGGGCAACAGGATCAACGACCTGCAGGCCATGGTCGCGCAGCACCCGCTCGTGGGCACGCTGGCCCGGCAGGTGCCGCTGGGCGCGGCGGTCCTGGACGACCTCGAACTAAAGGGGCCTACCGGCGATGTCTGGGTCCCTCTGGCCGGCGGCGAGCCGCGGCCGTGGACCGAGCTGTGA
- a CDS encoding ATP/GTP-binding protein, with translation MGDEVDGHEADRSRASLLTRRLAALTGALVLASAPVAHADDDPVDAGKCQVIKFCVGVGVGDETDGSGGQAGGSTGSSDSDSELKCGYNKTEPKPPAEHPAWEGKDPAKYDMYFMSCSDGGLNNPDGFIVVPEGQPPVPQVDPQELAQRAVDSMTLLGPDIASPRAAGKYTVGVPMWMWVNLSAMTYGPNTASASAGGITVTATAKVSKIVWTMGDGASVTCNGPGTPYQASQGMAQSPTCGHVYSKTSAGAKNGKFPVTATSTWTIDWQGGGQAGQLTEIRQTNVQVAIGEVQVVR, from the coding sequence GTGGGGGACGAAGTGGATGGTCACGAAGCTGACCGCTCAAGAGCAAGCCTGTTAACCCGACGCCTCGCTGCACTTACCGGCGCCCTCGTCCTGGCCTCGGCTCCCGTCGCCCACGCCGACGACGATCCCGTCGATGCTGGCAAATGCCAGGTCATCAAGTTCTGTGTCGGTGTCGGCGTCGGTGACGAGACCGACGGAAGCGGCGGACAAGCGGGCGGCTCAACAGGCAGTAGCGACAGCGACAGCGAGCTGAAGTGCGGCTACAACAAGACCGAGCCGAAACCGCCGGCCGAACACCCGGCCTGGGAGGGCAAGGACCCAGCGAAGTACGACATGTATTTCATGTCCTGCTCGGATGGCGGCCTGAACAACCCGGACGGCTTCATCGTCGTGCCGGAGGGGCAGCCCCCCGTGCCGCAGGTCGACCCGCAGGAGTTGGCTCAGCGCGCGGTGGACTCCATGACGCTGCTCGGCCCGGACATCGCCAGCCCCCGCGCGGCCGGGAAGTACACCGTGGGTGTCCCGATGTGGATGTGGGTCAACCTGAGCGCCATGACCTACGGACCGAACACCGCGTCGGCCTCGGCGGGCGGGATAACCGTCACCGCGACCGCGAAGGTGTCGAAGATCGTGTGGACTATGGGCGACGGCGCCTCTGTGACCTGCAACGGCCCCGGTACGCCCTACCAGGCCTCCCAAGGCATGGCCCAGTCACCGACCTGCGGACACGTGTACTCCAAGACTTCAGCTGGTGCCAAGAACGGCAAGTTCCCGGTGACCGCGACCTCGACGTGGACGATCGACTGGCAGGGCGGCGGACAGGCCGGCCAGCTCACCGAGATCCGGCAGACCAACGTGCAGGTGGCGATCGGCGAAGTACAGGTCGTCAGGTAA
- a CDS encoding SAF domain-containing protein: MSKTQERVDTAQNGVPQQGRVAGPVAPPRVSARRRRPGVIALSLALIAAGGAGAAVLLLQVGDRTQVVTVVRDVQVGEVLTERDLGKASVALDPAVKAVRADEMGMVVGKRAAVELKPGSLLAPSQVTGDSLVKAGEQLVPIGLKPEQVPATALVPGQNVQLVEVPAPGATDTGKASETPPRTIAGRVVKASKAAPGTGLVVVDVATSADEGPTAAAWVSAGTLRLVLDAPGGS; this comes from the coding sequence TTGAGCAAGACCCAAGAACGTGTAGACACAGCCCAGAACGGAGTCCCTCAGCAGGGGCGCGTGGCCGGACCGGTGGCTCCGCCCCGGGTGTCGGCTCGCAGGCGGCGCCCCGGTGTCATTGCCCTGTCCCTGGCGCTGATCGCCGCCGGAGGTGCGGGGGCTGCCGTCCTTCTCCTCCAGGTCGGCGACCGTACCCAGGTCGTCACCGTCGTCCGCGATGTCCAGGTCGGTGAGGTGCTGACCGAACGTGACCTGGGCAAGGCCTCCGTCGCTCTGGACCCGGCGGTGAAGGCTGTACGCGCTGACGAGATGGGGATGGTGGTGGGAAAGAGGGCGGCCGTCGAGCTCAAGCCTGGCTCGCTGCTTGCGCCGTCGCAGGTGACGGGTGACTCCCTGGTGAAGGCCGGGGAACAGCTTGTGCCGATCGGACTCAAGCCGGAGCAGGTCCCGGCCACAGCACTCGTACCGGGGCAGAATGTCCAGCTGGTTGAGGTTCCCGCACCGGGTGCGACGGACACGGGCAAGGCGTCCGAGACCCCGCCGCGGACGATCGCCGGCCGCGTCGTGAAGGCGTCAAAGGCCGCTCCCGGCACCGGGCTTGTGGTCGTCGACGTCGCCACCTCTGCTGACGAAGGTCCCACCGCCGCGGCCTGGGTATCGGCTGGCACGCTGCGCCTGGTCCTCGACGCTCCGGGCGGCAGCTGA
- a CDS encoding CpaF family protein yields MRRGKPLHSDPTVAPPPGRPRQAWPQQPNGTASSTHVLGTATPQIVVDYQVARNIAAQVAKQREEWLKATPDADRDTEEQRCLDWINEAVALWSDAQAMTPAEDEALRRAVYDLLYRAGRLQPYLDDERVEDIIIQGPDQVWLDYGDGERRQVGPVADSEEELLELLRELARSSGHSERTISTANPTLALSLQDGSRLQAITGLGPMTYVVIRRHRVSHADLDDLVRLGTIDPVLREFLGACVRAEKNIMIAGKQKAGKTTLLRAMLREFDPECRFATIQTEDELFAHANGYHRQVVSLVGRESNGEKDVTGRGAGEVTLLDLMHPALRMSLERIVVGEVRGPEVVAMMQALTNGSGGNLCTIHARRPDIIFDRIAELYALAQENLSEQLAYRQTANGLDFVVYVDMTDETQIGGRRHRYVSHVLELTGIGESGRPATNEIFSPGAEFGDLRAVPRMDPGCIDDLRRVGFDSTLLQQPYGLWPAPLPLKVGARQ; encoded by the coding sequence ATGCGCCGCGGTAAGCCCTTGCACTCGGATCCCACGGTTGCGCCGCCGCCCGGCCGCCCTCGGCAGGCGTGGCCGCAGCAGCCGAACGGCACGGCCTCCAGCACGCATGTGCTCGGCACGGCGACACCTCAGATCGTCGTTGACTACCAGGTCGCCCGGAACATCGCGGCCCAGGTCGCCAAACAGCGCGAGGAGTGGCTGAAGGCCACGCCGGATGCGGACCGGGACACGGAAGAGCAGCGCTGCCTGGACTGGATCAACGAAGCGGTTGCGCTGTGGTCCGACGCTCAGGCGATGACTCCAGCGGAGGACGAGGCACTGCGGCGTGCGGTCTATGACCTGCTCTACCGGGCCGGGCGGCTCCAGCCATACCTGGATGACGAGCGGGTCGAGGACATCATCATCCAGGGCCCCGACCAGGTGTGGCTGGACTACGGCGACGGTGAACGCCGGCAGGTCGGGCCGGTGGCGGACTCAGAGGAGGAACTGCTGGAGCTGCTACGGGAGTTGGCCCGCAGCTCCGGGCACAGCGAGCGCACCATCTCCACCGCCAACCCGACCCTCGCCCTGTCGCTGCAGGACGGCTCCCGTCTGCAGGCGATCACCGGTCTGGGCCCGATGACGTACGTGGTCATCCGCCGGCACCGCGTCTCCCACGCCGATCTCGACGACCTGGTACGGCTGGGCACCATCGACCCGGTGCTGCGGGAGTTCCTCGGCGCGTGTGTCCGCGCGGAGAAGAACATCATGATCGCGGGGAAGCAGAAGGCCGGGAAGACGACCCTGCTGCGGGCGATGCTCCGTGAGTTCGACCCGGAGTGCCGGTTCGCCACCATCCAGACCGAGGACGAACTCTTCGCCCACGCCAACGGCTACCACCGCCAGGTCGTCTCGCTGGTGGGGCGGGAGTCCAACGGCGAGAAGGACGTCACCGGGCGGGGCGCAGGCGAGGTCACGCTCTTGGACCTGATGCACCCGGCGCTGCGGATGTCGCTGGAGCGGATCGTGGTCGGCGAGGTCCGCGGACCGGAAGTCGTGGCGATGATGCAGGCGTTGACGAACGGGTCGGGCGGCAACCTGTGCACGATCCACGCGCGTCGCCCGGACATCATCTTCGACCGGATCGCCGAGCTGTACGCGCTCGCCCAAGAGAACCTGTCCGAGCAGCTCGCCTACCGGCAGACCGCCAACGGGCTGGACTTCGTCGTGTACGTCGACATGACCGACGAGACGCAGATCGGCGGCCGCCGGCACCGCTACGTCTCCCACGTCCTGGAACTGACCGGGATCGGCGAGTCCGGCCGCCCGGCCACGAACGAGATCTTCTCCCCCGGCGCCGAGTTCGGCGATCTGCGGGCGGTGCCCCGGATGGATCCGGGCTGCATCGACGATCTGCGCCGCGTCGGCTTCGACTCCACGCTGCTGCAACAGCCCTACGGGCTCTGGCCGGCACCGCTGCCGCTGAAGGTGGGGGCCCGGCAATGA
- a CDS encoding type II secretion system F family protein produces MILLWGLLSGMAVVGGLIGVVVGLVGTDAPRRTPFWQRWRGQQGNSEQPQDAALLRRALTVAAAVVFAAVWLVSGNFVGGALLGAAVIGVPWLITPAQIAQERIGQLEALSEWTQRLAGLLRLGMGLEQAMITSRKTAPSELQVQIVNLSDRLRLGWRPEDALRAFGDELDDVTADKVVAALILSVNDRGPGLAQALEDLAGTVRDEVARKRSVEADRAKPRTTVRWMTLITVGVVVAGFFVPSYTKPYATVLGQLVLALLAAGFVGVLALMRQLGVFRRIPRFLVTDPTSTVRLPAPTVPEIPAGGRLAKEGSS; encoded by the coding sequence ATGATCTTGCTGTGGGGACTGCTGAGCGGCATGGCTGTCGTCGGCGGGCTGATCGGTGTCGTCGTGGGGCTCGTGGGTACGGACGCACCGCGCCGGACCCCCTTCTGGCAGAGGTGGCGGGGCCAGCAGGGCAACAGCGAGCAGCCGCAGGACGCGGCGCTCCTTCGACGTGCCCTTACGGTCGCGGCCGCGGTGGTCTTTGCGGCGGTGTGGCTGGTGTCGGGGAACTTTGTCGGCGGGGCGCTGCTCGGCGCGGCCGTCATCGGGGTGCCCTGGCTGATCACACCGGCGCAGATCGCCCAGGAACGCATCGGCCAACTGGAGGCCCTGAGCGAATGGACCCAGCGGCTGGCCGGGCTGCTCCGGCTGGGCATGGGCCTGGAACAAGCGATGATCACCAGCCGGAAGACCGCACCGAGCGAACTCCAGGTGCAGATCGTGAACTTGTCCGACCGGCTGCGGCTCGGCTGGCGTCCGGAGGACGCCCTGCGGGCCTTCGGTGACGAACTCGACGACGTCACCGCCGACAAGGTGGTCGCCGCGCTCATCCTGTCGGTCAACGACCGGGGCCCAGGACTGGCCCAGGCACTGGAGGACCTCGCCGGCACGGTGCGCGACGAGGTCGCCCGCAAGCGCAGCGTCGAGGCCGACCGGGCCAAACCCCGCACGACGGTGCGGTGGATGACCCTCATCACCGTCGGCGTCGTGGTCGCCGGTTTCTTCGTGCCCTCGTACACGAAGCCGTATGCCACGGTGCTCGGTCAGCTGGTGCTCGCCCTGCTGGCGGCCGGGTTCGTCGGGGTGCTCGCGCTGATGCGGCAGCTGGGCGTCTTTCGCCGCATCCCGCGCTTTTTGGTCACCGATCCGACAAGCACGGTACGACTGCCCGCGCCCACAGTCCCGGAGATACCGGCCGGGGGCCGGCTGGCGAAGGAGGGCAGCTCGTGA
- a CDS encoding type II secretion system F family protein, whose amino-acid sequence MNLWPVVLTGGAVGAGVALLVGELLRPQPALAAALARSAPATLSMPGPELDRDEIWGLWLLARLQRVPGVRVPVKNLALLGQGPGQFMLKKTALAALGLLCPVLATIPWIIAGVSLPFYVPAGAGIAVALLLFITPDLAVRDQAKRAREEFAHAVSAYLDLVALKRAADAGPAEALEKAAEVGRGWPFLYLQGALRRARLEKIPPYQALTELAAEYDLPVLEDVADIMRGSATDGAAVYKALRARTAALNAELLADQAAEANTASEKMTAPGALLAVLVMLLMAFPAVIRMLAI is encoded by the coding sequence GTGAACCTGTGGCCTGTGGTCCTGACCGGTGGCGCGGTGGGCGCCGGTGTCGCCCTGCTGGTGGGGGAACTCCTGCGCCCGCAGCCCGCCTTGGCGGCGGCCCTCGCCCGCAGCGCCCCGGCCACGCTGAGCATGCCCGGGCCGGAGCTGGACCGCGACGAGATCTGGGGACTGTGGCTGCTGGCCCGCCTTCAGCGCGTGCCCGGCGTGCGGGTCCCGGTGAAGAACCTGGCCCTGCTCGGGCAGGGCCCGGGCCAGTTCATGCTGAAGAAGACCGCGCTCGCCGCGCTCGGCCTGCTCTGCCCGGTGCTCGCGACGATCCCGTGGATCATCGCCGGGGTCTCGCTGCCGTTCTACGTTCCAGCCGGCGCTGGGATCGCGGTGGCGCTGCTGTTGTTCATCACGCCCGATCTCGCGGTGCGGGACCAGGCCAAGCGGGCGCGGGAAGAGTTCGCGCACGCCGTCTCCGCCTACCTCGACCTGGTCGCGCTCAAACGGGCCGCCGACGCCGGGCCCGCCGAGGCCCTGGAAAAGGCCGCCGAGGTCGGTCGCGGCTGGCCCTTCCTCTATCTGCAGGGGGCGTTGCGCCGGGCCCGGCTGGAGAAGATCCCCCCGTATCAGGCGCTCACCGAACTCGCCGCGGAGTATGACCTGCCCGTCCTGGAGGATGTCGCGGACATCATGCGCGGCTCGGCCACCGACGGCGCCGCCGTCTACAAGGCGCTGCGGGCCCGCACGGCCGCGCTCAATGCCGAACTCCTCGCCGACCAGGCTGCCGAGGCGAACACCGCCAGCGAAAAGATGACCGCGCCCGGCGCCCTCCTGGCGGTGCTAGTGATGCTGTTGATGGCGTTCCCGGCCGTGATCCGCATGCTTGCCATCTGA
- a CDS encoding TadE family protein: MAEERLKDWWHGRRWRDDRGEASIQMAIVYPFVLLLTIAVVQASMWYYARQIALTAAREGVTAARSYQGTPGDGVAQAREVLGRTAGDSLSGSTVTASSDGQRVRVEVSGTALSMIPGVSGLQITQSASGPVERFTVPGG, encoded by the coding sequence ATGGCCGAGGAGCGGCTCAAGGACTGGTGGCACGGCCGGAGATGGCGTGATGACCGGGGCGAGGCGTCCATCCAGATGGCGATCGTCTACCCGTTCGTGCTCCTGCTCACGATCGCCGTCGTCCAGGCCTCGATGTGGTACTACGCCCGGCAGATCGCGCTGACCGCGGCCCGCGAAGGCGTCACCGCGGCCCGCTCCTATCAAGGAACTCCGGGCGACGGCGTGGCTCAGGCGCGGGAGGTCCTCGGGCGGACAGCCGGCGACAGCTTGTCCGGCTCCACCGTGACCGCCAGCAGTGACGGCCAGCGTGTCCGGGTCGAGGTGTCGGGGACTGCGTTGTCGATGATCCCAGGCGTGTCCGGCCTGCAGATCACGCAGTCGGCGTCCGGGCCCGTGGAGAGATTCACGGTTCCAGGGGGGTGA
- a CDS encoding TadE/TadG family type IV pilus assembly protein: protein MRNRARWSERIRGDEGSAAIEAAIIVPALIMFVCLAIAGGRIVTSGSKIDSAAEDAAREASIHRTVAAAQSAAHTAAAESLDDQGITCASTSVSIDTGGLSVPVGQVGTVTATVTCTVNLSDLLLPGVPGARTLTSTATSVVDQYRQRGDG from the coding sequence GTGCGTAACAGGGCCCGCTGGTCCGAGCGGATCCGGGGCGATGAGGGCAGCGCCGCGATCGAGGCCGCCATCATCGTGCCGGCACTGATCATGTTCGTGTGCCTGGCGATCGCGGGCGGCCGGATCGTCACCTCCGGCTCGAAGATCGACTCCGCCGCCGAGGACGCGGCCCGGGAGGCCTCCATTCACCGCACGGTGGCGGCCGCCCAGAGCGCCGCTCACACGGCGGCCGCGGAATCCCTCGACGACCAGGGCATCACGTGCGCGTCCACCAGCGTCAGCATCGACACCGGTGGCCTGAGCGTGCCGGTGGGGCAGGTCGGCACCGTGACCGCGACGGTGACATGCACGGTCAACCTCTCGGACCTGCTGTTGCCGGGCGTGCCCGGAGCGCGGACGCTCACGTCGACGGCGACCTCGGTGGTCGACCAGTACCGGCAGCGGGGGGACGGATGA
- a CDS encoding TadE/TadG family type IV pilus assembly protein produces MSAHWLARRLERLDDRGGVTVFVAICVVALLGIIGVAVDGGSKMRATERADYLAGEAARAGGQAIDPAQAITGEAIVVDPQAAVAAARAYLATAGADGTVSVSGDGTTLTVTVASAYETKFLPVVGIDSLAVTGHGKATLLHGVTAPEGN; encoded by the coding sequence ATGAGCGCGCACTGGCTGGCTCGGCGCCTAGAACGGCTCGACGACCGGGGCGGTGTCACGGTGTTCGTCGCCATCTGTGTCGTCGCGCTGCTCGGCATCATCGGTGTCGCCGTCGACGGCGGCAGCAAGATGCGCGCCACCGAACGCGCCGACTACCTCGCCGGGGAGGCCGCGCGGGCCGGCGGGCAGGCCATCGATCCGGCTCAGGCCATCACCGGCGAGGCCATCGTCGTCGACCCGCAGGCCGCCGTGGCGGCCGCGCGGGCGTACCTGGCCACCGCTGGCGCCGACGGCACGGTCAGCGTCTCCGGGGACGGCACGACCCTCACCGTCACCGTAGCCAGCGCGTACGAAACCAAGTTCCTGCCCGTGGTCGGAATTGACAGTCTCGCGGTGACCGGCCACGGCAAGGCGACCCTCCTGCACGGCGTCACCGCTCCCGAAGGAAACTGA
- a CDS encoding LysM peptidoglycan-binding domain-containing protein, translated as MRTTHSPTTEGSAVARVLKALGSLLILATVVTGLPLLLAWATPQIWASSHDDLAHLLDRQDTGAVFLLLLVAVGWMGWAQFTFCVVGEGAAQLRGRTWHAPRGLGSSQRAAAVLVGGILVLLPTSSALASPAQAAPAISDVRVPGQTPGEQHTGAAADSVAATSATEPAAYTVREVRPAESLWSIAEQELGDGERWREIAALNEGRPMTDGQVFKSNSFLQPGWRLHMPEVSSGSTAVAGETRPQLGDSAPAADEKSEHVVTVHPGDYLSKIAEEELGDGDKWPQLFEASKGQPQPDGLPEISDPDVIYTGQQVSVPGAQPDQSPQDRDQGDESGSPQTAPPDTQKPDGEQKPGEGTGDEQTPVPSHTAAPAPESSAPSAPVSRPAEQPGQDQGSPSLSASATPGPSTSVSPSAGSPSVSADSSGSVASSPAATASETAVTAPSNSRLNLHTVVGAGALLAAAITGALALRRTLQRRRRKPGEKIAIASETSMAEAQLAAAAEPGGAARMDLALRTLAHLVAQEEDAALPPLRAARIGARALEVLPEDLSQEPQAPFVSGQAGWWVLSSDAVLLDEEAAREVRAPYPGLVTIGSTEAGELLLLNLAQLPALLLDGNPVHITEVCTSLALELGMSPWASEVEVVTVGFGEDLPQLLPTARIAHMRQAAHALRDLSERLLEAHQVPETQHQPYLLLCASSLDADTAWQFADVIDKSGTVPVTLVAPASSAAAHFPEAEILNASLSEPQNVDYAGIDITVQRLEHAAYVQITTALKVSGQPSHPAEGPWQDVPEEPDTLQQPDPPVSEEPIAPTPAATSLSLAAEADSGGEVFPALLAAATDPSGLRLLLTTRAQADAESGPETETAPPAPVSLTAADTAGEADDHEDSAEERKPEREECEAHNLHAPEIRVLGPVEVTGVDSTGHGPRMAQLAALLFFRPGRSADALCSDMDPVSPWSLSTLNARMQGLRRSLGNDPAGDPYVPRRKTGESPYRLSPSVRCDWTRFLQLVERALPLGPAGLTDLERALTLVRGRPFGGKPLPWAEPYQQEMITRIIDVAHTVATYRTPGGPHHDLSAARQAVATGLDTDDTAELLYRDWLRIEHAAGNRQGLHTAITRVQQVNRSLDCSLETETEALIHELLNGSGTSMRRVL; from the coding sequence ATGCGCACCACCCACTCCCCCACCACTGAGGGCTCCGCCGTGGCCCGCGTCCTCAAAGCCCTGGGCAGTCTGCTCATCCTGGCCACCGTGGTCACCGGTCTGCCGCTGCTGCTGGCCTGGGCCACCCCGCAGATCTGGGCGTCCAGCCACGACGATCTCGCTCATCTGCTGGACCGGCAGGACACCGGTGCCGTGTTCCTGCTGCTGCTCGTCGCGGTGGGCTGGATGGGGTGGGCGCAGTTCACGTTCTGCGTCGTGGGGGAAGGGGCCGCGCAGCTGCGCGGCCGGACGTGGCATGCTCCCCGAGGCCTGGGCTCCTCGCAGCGGGCCGCAGCAGTGCTGGTCGGCGGCATTCTGGTCCTGCTGCCCACCAGTTCGGCGCTGGCCTCCCCCGCCCAGGCGGCCCCGGCCATCAGCGACGTCCGGGTGCCCGGGCAGACGCCGGGAGAACAGCACACCGGGGCGGCCGCAGATTCGGTGGCCGCCACGAGCGCGACGGAACCGGCTGCGTACACGGTGCGGGAGGTGCGTCCGGCAGAAAGCCTGTGGAGCATCGCCGAGCAGGAACTCGGCGACGGTGAGCGCTGGCGGGAGATCGCCGCCCTCAACGAGGGCCGCCCCATGACCGACGGACAGGTCTTCAAGAGCAACAGCTTTCTGCAGCCCGGGTGGAGGCTGCACATGCCTGAGGTGTCCTCCGGTTCCACGGCCGTCGCGGGAGAAACCCGTCCGCAGCTGGGTGACAGTGCCCCGGCTGCTGACGAGAAGAGCGAGCACGTCGTCACGGTCCACCCCGGCGACTATCTGTCAAAGATCGCGGAGGAGGAGCTCGGCGACGGCGATAAGTGGCCTCAGCTGTTCGAGGCCAGCAAGGGCCAGCCGCAGCCGGACGGCCTGCCCGAGATCTCCGACCCGGATGTGATCTACACGGGCCAGCAGGTCTCTGTGCCCGGCGCCCAGCCCGACCAGTCGCCCCAGGACCGCGACCAGGGTGATGAGTCGGGCAGCCCGCAGACCGCTCCCCCGGACACCCAGAAGCCCGACGGCGAGCAGAAGCCAGGCGAAGGGACGGGCGATGAGCAGACTCCCGTACCCAGCCACACCGCAGCACCTGCACCAGAGTCGTCGGCCCCCAGCGCACCGGTGAGCCGCCCTGCCGAGCAGCCCGGCCAGGATCAGGGATCTCCTTCCCTATCCGCCTCGGCGACGCCTGGGCCCAGCACCAGCGTTTCGCCTTCTGCCGGCTCGCCGTCGGTGTCGGCCGATTCGTCCGGCTCGGTCGCTTCCTCCCCCGCCGCCACGGCGTCCGAGACTGCAGTGACGGCTCCGTCCAACAGCCGGCTGAACCTGCACACCGTTGTCGGCGCCGGCGCGCTGCTGGCCGCCGCCATCACCGGTGCCCTCGCCCTGCGCAGGACGCTGCAGCGCCGCCGTCGCAAGCCCGGCGAGAAGATCGCCATCGCGTCGGAGACGTCCATGGCAGAGGCTCAGTTGGCGGCGGCCGCCGAACCGGGCGGCGCAGCCCGCATGGACTTGGCGCTGCGGACCCTGGCCCACCTGGTAGCTCAGGAGGAGGATGCCGCGCTGCCGCCGTTGCGGGCCGCGCGGATCGGCGCCCGCGCGCTGGAGGTGTTGCCCGAGGATCTCTCCCAGGAGCCTCAGGCGCCCTTCGTATCCGGGCAGGCCGGTTGGTGGGTTCTGTCCTCTGATGCCGTCCTCTTGGACGAGGAGGCCGCCCGCGAGGTGCGGGCACCGTATCCGGGGCTGGTGACGATCGGCAGCACCGAGGCGGGTGAGCTTCTGCTGCTCAACCTCGCGCAATTGCCTGCGCTGCTGCTGGACGGTAACCCGGTCCACATCACCGAGGTCTGCACGTCGCTCGCCCTGGAGCTCGGGATGAGCCCGTGGGCGAGTGAAGTCGAGGTCGTCACCGTGGGGTTCGGCGAGGACCTGCCACAGTTGCTGCCCACCGCGCGGATCGCTCACATGCGGCAGGCTGCGCACGCGCTGCGCGATCTGAGCGAACGGCTGCTGGAAGCGCACCAGGTGCCCGAGACCCAGCATCAGCCGTATCTGCTGCTGTGCGCGTCGTCTCTGGACGCGGACACGGCCTGGCAGTTCGCCGATGTCATCGACAAGTCCGGCACGGTGCCCGTCACTCTCGTCGCCCCGGCGAGTTCGGCGGCCGCACACTTCCCTGAGGCGGAAATCCTCAACGCCTCGCTCAGCGAGCCGCAGAACGTCGACTACGCCGGCATCGACATCACGGTGCAGCGCCTGGAGCACGCCGCCTACGTGCAGATCACCACCGCACTGAAGGTGTCCGGGCAACCGTCCCACCCGGCTGAGGGTCCCTGGCAGGACGTGCCGGAAGAGCCCGACACATTGCAGCAACCGGATCCTCCGGTATCAGAGGAACCCATCGCGCCTACGCCCGCTGCCACAAGCCTTTCGTTGGCAGCGGAAGCGGACTCGGGCGGTGAGGTGTTCCCGGCTCTGCTCGCCGCCGCCACCGATCCCTCTGGACTTCGTCTCCTGCTCACGACGCGGGCTCAGGCCGACGCCGAGTCCGGCCCAGAGACCGAGACAGCGCCCCCGGCCCCCGTGTCACTGACGGCCGCGGACACCGCCGGGGAGGCTGACGATCACGAGGACTCCGCCGAGGAGCGCAAGCCAGAGAGGGAGGAGTGCGAGGCGCACAACCTGCACGCGCCGGAGATCCGGGTCCTGGGCCCGGTCGAGGTGACCGGCGTGGACAGCACCGGCCACGGCCCGCGGATGGCACAACTCGCCGCCTTGTTGTTCTTCCGGCCCGGGCGGAGCGCCGACGCCTTGTGTTCGGACATGGATCCCGTCAGCCCTTGGTCGCTCAGCACCCTCAACGCCCGGATGCAGGGCCTGCGTCGCTCGTTGGGGAACGACCCGGCCGGCGACCCCTATGTGCCGCGCCGCAAGACCGGCGAGAGCCCCTACCGGCTCTCCCCCAGCGTGCGCTGCGACTGGACCCGCTTCCTCCAGCTCGTCGAGCGTGCCCTGCCGCTGGGCCCGGCTGGCCTGACCGACCTGGAGAGGGCGCTCACGCTGGTGCGGGGCCGGCCGTTCGGCGGTAAGCCCCTGCCCTGGGCCGAGCCGTACCAGCAGGAAATGATCACGCGCATCATCGACGTCGCGCACACCGTGGCCACCTACCGCACGCCCGGAGGTCCGCACCACGATCTCAGCGCGGCTCGTCAGGCCGTCGCGACCGGTCTCGACACCGACGACACGGCAGAGCTGTTGTATCGGGACTGGCTGCGGATCGAGCATGCAGCGGGGAATCGGCAGGGCCTGCATACCGCCATCACGCGGGTGCAGCAGGTCAACCGGTCGTTGGACTGCTCACTGGAGACGGAGACCGAGGCCCTCATTCACGAACTCCTCAACGGCTCGGGTACGTCGATGCGCAGGGTCCTCTAG